A stretch of DNA from Montipora foliosa isolate CH-2021 chromosome 4, ASM3666993v2, whole genome shotgun sequence:
ATATTGTAATTTAGTTCTATTGCGGTTGTTCTGATGACGTTTGCTGCTGGCCAGGGCTCTGTTGTATTTTTTATGGTTCATTGAAAGGGTCATCAAACTCTAAAACAACTGAGTTGTTCATTTCTAAGTATAAAAACGTAAGTTTAGTTCGGAGTTGAGTCATTTATAGTCATGACACAGAGTGTTTTGTGTTTGGAACCTGAGAAGTGTATATTGGCTTTTTTCAGTGTTGTAATGCCGAACTGGAAGAACCAAACAAGTTCATTTGATGAATGATGCATTATGTTTTGTATCATCAACTTGAGTCGTGGTACGTTATTGGCTTTGTTGATGACTAACAGGAAAAACTGAACAAATTCCGTCTCAGCAAACCCACTGAAATATGGTTTAAGATTTgtacagacaaaaaaaatttcaatggTAGCTTCGATAATTCTCGATTTTTTCATCTTCGCTGTTTTTGGACCCCAACAGTTTCAAAGTATTATCGAATTAGATTTGCTTCAAATATTAATTGCTTGGGAAAAGCCCTTCTCAATTTGTTCAGAGACATCAGTTTCAAACAGGAAAAACTTTATGCCCTAAAAATATTCCTTTTAACCCAAAAACTCGGAAAGAATATAGGAGGCGGTTTCCAGCCTACATATTCAGGATCGCTTGGTATTGCCATCACTTTTTTCCTCATTCAGGAAAGTTCAATAAAAATTTGCTTTATATTGACATTGTATTTAATGAGTCTTATTTTACCTCAAACGAACGGtcgttaattaattatttatataagCTGTCTGTTGTTTACACATGCATGTTCACAGAAACCGCTTTTtcatagattctttttcctgtAACTTAGTGGTCCTTAAAGTGCAAAAAGCAGGCGAAAGAGTCTTAGAACGGGTGAGACCTTCTACTTCTACTTCTATATGCACTGTTATTTGTTCAATCTTACTCGAGTTCTTTAAGGCCCCATGAACTGCTATGCGGAAAATCCAATCAGTGATCTAATTATAACCAACTTAGAAGTCAGTCGTCGGCTgtatattagggagcttaagatctacgacgacgacgtcgacgaaaacgccacaaaacaatgatatcattggttaaaagagcacaaataatcgtgctgcacgtgcagcacggattttagctcatatttttgcggttctcttcgtgacgacgacgtgaaatcactaaatttgaggttttgacgacaacgtgagcatgcaaccgagaatctttcattctctattttcagtctgaaaccgctcgtaccaatttatttttaggatacttcgcccacattgtacgaggTGAAcgtgatggaataatcgcgaaagacttttactagagcgaagttctattttgaggtgacgttttcgtcgacgtcgatgtcgtagatcttaaggtccctattgccCCTTGTGAAAAGCAGAGAAATAGTGATGAGTGAATAACGATAATAGACTGCCCTGCAGCAACGGCCTATATCAAAGGACAGATTACTTAGGCTAATAAGCTTGTTTAAACGTTCCCGGCCATCAATCAAAACCCAGAAGAGGGTCGCTCCTAGATATGAGGATGTTAAGTCTTGAAATGATCGTGGTAGTTACCAGTTACAAGTGCTAAATAGCAGCAACGAAATGAAAGCCTGAATTATTCAGGcaagaacgggatttgaacccatgatccTCTTGCAGTTGAGGTATCAAGCCATTGTGCTTGCATATTTTCCACCCCGAAGTATGTAGCTTTGCCTACCCCAAGAACGAAAAGAAGTTTGTTTCGTGGGATGCCTGAGGCAGCCACTTAAGAGGTTATGCCTTGGTCTATTTGGACGAAAATCGAAACAATCGTTCAAAATTGTTGCATTATCCGTTCTTGTTAGCAACCAAACGATTCACGTCATAGTTGAAGAATTTTGAAATCACAGAGGTCTCGTCAAAATTAAAGCCTGAGCTTGAAACTACTGTGGTGTTGTGCTAAAAAATGTAATTATATCCATATTTCCAGAGGTGTACCCAAGAAAAAAAGCTAAGCCACCATTATTTTTCCACCAAATCAAGCCCCTCCTTGTAGCCTCCCACACTCACGtccttcgtcacgcgttcctccccctcAAATGTCTGCTGAGACGAGCGACCGTTTGGATCAGCTAGAGATTTTGTAAGGGCCAATAGGCACCAAGTTGTTGATTAATAAAAACCTAATACCCTACTATCTCTGCTTATTTTAATGTGAAAGAAAGTAGCAGAAACGATGGAGAAAGTTGCCTTGGACTGTCTATCGACCTCAAGATCCAAAGTAGACTTTCAGGATTTGGAAGTGCGCCGTAACTGGTCTATCTAAAGAGAAACCCATTTCAGCAAACGTTCATTGGACAGAAACGAAGCTGTTTGCATTCATGGGAAGCTAATTTTCAAGATCAGGCTTGCTCTATATAGTACAGCCTACCAGTGGTGGATCCAGCCTCGGAGGAAAGAGGGTGCCTTCAGTTTATAAAAAGGCAGGTCTGCTTACAAGCCAAGTGGCCTATTAGGCCGGaacttatcccggtttctgtagcatgaagcaactaggagtatttctactcccccctggatgggatgctagtccaacgCAGGGCGCTACTCccggcattaaattcgccggtatccatttatacacctggataGAGAGAGGCGCCGTGAGAGTAAAGTCAGTCGTGCCCAACGTAGTCCTCCGTGCATCGCGATTGCCTCTGAAGGAAGAGATACCGAGTTTGAATCCCACTTGAATTGCCTTCTATGAGACAGAGAAATCTTTCGCACGTGCAGCCGGAGCGCGACCgggaaaaataataatttttgaaaaagtcttAAGTCCAAAAACGGAGTCGATTCCTTGTAGTAAccagatgcttctgtgaagcatacactggcttgcctgtggtacgtgctacagaaaatcagaaggcactgaattgtgtggtattgaaatacagcattccagtctctgaagaataacaaataaaagagaagcgagaaacattggcttctgggctgacatgttgataattttcaagttccctcacaacttcttttcaccaaaagtgtgccctatgagcatccgaaaactttgtaatactaaacttcactgaagtcaagccctgtttcgcggggttagtgttgggatgggagaccaaaacaataaacccgtcataaaaaacagaaacatctggccgaaaatactattaacgctaacaaatgcgaactcagcaaggtacagattctgttagcgtgctttatgcaaaacaaatattgatgaaaaagcaaataaatattgatacacagttttcagaaagagcagaaggaagtttcccggacggtcgatcgagaataaaatatttacgacatgaaaacaacattaattttgaaccttgaatatagatcgttttcactgtcacgcaataaaaaaataaatcaaaaactatccagtgcaaaacgctaagaaattgttatcttatagaagataaagaaataagacacttgtccaagttttaggcctctgcgtttccccaaacttcagatattcgtcgaaatgtttcgcagaaatttacagagcccagtatgaaaacgccacaTTGgtgtacaccaatatggcggccggaaaatagtgtaaacatctggaactgactttggctatctaggcgactgattatcactactgaaaaaacaagcatttacataagcacttttcctaatgctctaagttctaaaagggctcaaaatcatgagataagtatatatttttcaacaaatttgatcgtagctttgtgtcacgcacctacataatccggaaattcaaaatgctctggtttccaaacgaagcacgctattgagctgtgaaattgtcaacagatatagatatgccgcctcttatgcctgatgaggataaaaactttggtggatctttagttttagattttggaaggtgatgacgtcacgtgaaaacgatctatagaatataaaaagttacgatcagcgacaaacattttgggagatttttgctacgttcaagtaaattgcaaaatcgaaagtgacatggccggaattcagcgggcgccgtgattaagttaccgcggcatgtttactcgccaaacagtgaagcatctgtgtcaaatgatggcaagataccgggtttttgtaagtttctttttctgtcaagtgttataaagtttgacaatgaaatgagcgaagtcaaaacaaagatcacaatcgcccaactcttgtttatgcaaagtcaaaatttactctccaagacgcgtacgacgttatttatcaccaggtaattccatcattttggaaatagcagctactttattattcatctgcgtcacaagttttcactgattttgggcctcattttgttgaaactcaagcacgcttccaacaggcctgtgaacccttcctgcttacagagcaatactaaaaaacttctcccatatcacatttgaaccttaagcttgaaaattcaatacacaacatgatattataattcacaaaggcagaaaaattttattgagacaaacaacatatttgctcttagaggcgaaaacgccttcctatttgattgcgtgcgtgaagacaagaaactcaattgtgtcaaattaccatgtacttcaggtaaatactgctcactttgatttcgtctcgacgggcgatagattgttgtcgaagtccagtactcgtcgcttttgagattcatgcctagtttatccaactgactttccattattgagctccataagggtatattttgtttaaggatccactaaaacgccattcgcgttgcatgactttcgacgccattgcaggctaagttaatgattctactgtgtccacaagagaaatctacgcagttccactaccctctcgatcctaagaaaatacgggcagaaggctctatacacaaagacactacttaccaggggagtgacaggcaagacttttgccgacacggaaaaaacaaaacaaaaaaaaaaacaaaaaaaaacaaaaaaaaaaaagaaaacaaacaaactaaacgtagacctcgactgggtttgcccataggcaacccagtaaaaactgGCTTGTTTTATTGgttaactagaccctccgtgagggtacactgggttgcctgtggtacgtgcaccgttccagacatttttttcaagttgggcggtcattaagaagtcataccagacgaggccctttggctcacaggtcctcacacgttcgtacgacgaaacagacctgtccttgcgtaatatgtagctctaacagtgcacgatattgttttggtattgtctatcattgtagtgccatggtagaagtcttgggtaaatagtctgagaagacatgtggttaccagcaaagtactgaacccagaaagattaaagaaaataaatgggaagtgagaaacactggcttctgggctgacatgttgataaacttcttttcaccacaagtttaagcgtgccctctgagcatctgacagctttgtaataccgaagttcactgaagttaagccctgttgggcggagttagtgtttggatgggagaccaaaataatataccctgcgtaaaacagaagcatcggaccgaaaatactattaacgctaacaaatgcgaactcagcaaggtacagattttgttagcttgctttatgcaaaaacaaatattgatgcaaaagtaaataaatattgatacacagtttttagaaagagcagaaggaagtttccaggacgatctctcgagaataacatatttacgacgtgaaaacaacatttattttgaaccgtgaataatatattttgaaccgtgaatatagaatataaaaagttacgatcagcgacaaacattttgggggatttttgcaacgttcaattttgttattgtaagttttggctgcacaaataaatcgcaaaatcgaaagtgacatcgccggaattaagcgggcgccgtgatgaagttaccgcggcatgtttactcgccaaacagagAAGTATCTGTgtaaaatgatggcaagataccgggtttttgtaagtttctttttctgtcaagtgttataaagtttgacaatgaaatgagcgaagtcaaaacaaagatcacaatcgcacaACTCTTgcttatgcaaagtcaaaatttcctctccaagacgcgttcgacgttatttatcaccaggtaatttcatcattttggaaatggcagctactttattattcatctgcgtcacaatttttcactgattttggggctcattttgttgaaactcaagcaagcttccaacaggcctgtgaacccttcctgcttgcagagcaatactaaaaaacttctcccatatcacatttcaaccttaagctcggaaattcaatacacaacatgatattataattcacaaaggcagaaaataccacagaatccttttcctgcgaaaagtttattgaaacaaacaacatatttgctcttagaggcgagaacctcttcctatttcattgcgtgcgtgaaggcaagaaactcaatcgtgtcaaattaccatgtacttcaggtaaatacagctcactttgatttcggctcgacgggcgatagattgttgtcgaagcccattactcgtcgctgttaagattccaccgcctgtatttccaattgacctgccattcatgagcttcataagggtatattttgttcaacgatccactaaaacgccattcgcgttacatgactttcgacgccattgccggttaagttaatcgttctactgtgtccaccagagaaatctacgcatttcccactaccctctcgatcctaagaaaatacgctcaaggctctatgcacaaagccaccacttagcaggggagtgacaggcaagacttttacggacacggaaaaaaacaaaaaaacgacgaaatcaacgcagacctcgactggtttgtcataggcaacccagtaacaagacGCCAATTGGGCGTTCACGTGGGATGCACTGATCAAAGTAAGCAACAGGCAGCGgctgtaaataaaaattatagagTCTGTCACAAAACTCCTTGGAAAAGTACACAAATATACAGACCTGAAGCTTTCGTGGCTCACTCttccctcacaatgttgtttacaCGCGAGTTTCTGAGCTCATTTGGCGAAACAACATTGAAGGTAGGCAAAATGTAAATGCAATGCTTTGTTTAtggtggaagtgcacttagctatcaagctaatTCACAAGCACCGaacttttaataatttgaaaGAAGCATGATTTAGAACCCCGCTTGGTAGCCGAGTTGAAGCCGGGAAACCcgaaaacaaatccaaaccagaggtcaGAACGGGGTTTCAACCCAAAGAAGCCGCATGTAAGCACAACGCCCTAACCAATGGACCACGGTTACCCCTAAAGCATTGCAAAGTGTTTCACAAATGTTGCCTGAGGCTGTAGTTGTTATTGATATTACGGGTGTTGTATTAGCTCAAAcctcttcttttattttttattacagtTGTCAGTGTACAGTGTGATCTGTCATACAGACGAATAAGTTGCAGAAGGTGTTATTAAATGTATACCTGTTGTGGGAAAACCGTAAAAGCACAAGTAGAACGACTGCAAATGTCATTTTGGGGTACGAGACTTGAAGTTCTTtaaattacagttaaaaaaatggaacaattTGATTTGACTACAGTTGGTACTTGCATTTGTCAAGGGAAAGATAAGTACGGTAATATAAAGAGGAACTTTAATTCAAGCAAAGGTTAAGGTCACACCAGTcgattgaaaataaaatatgtaaaaagaCAGAGATATTGCGCTTTCGCCGGAAGTAGACGACAGTGATTTTGCTCTCAATAatcattgaagtgcactgaaaatattattttttgtttacagCCAAGGATTTAGAGgatggattttttttaaatattactaCTTTTATTAAACTTACTTATTTGTAGAGGATGGAAATGGTTTTAAACTTGAAATACCTGGCCAGTTTTTTTAAGTTCAGTTGGAGCCGGTGTCTTCATTCAGAAagtcaccaaaaattaaatacgaatagatCTGACTTTGGGCCTTAAACGTATTTTCATATCTCCTCAGTGGGTTATCAGGAATGTTTTACCTGTGAACTAAAGTACTAAATTCCATTTTTTACCAAGTTTTGACCTAAACccagcaaatttagcatgataGTGCTCCTTCAATACGCTCTTATGACTGACGGCTAGCGCTCTATAAAATGCGTCATCTCACAAAtcctttttttactttcattacACTCTTTTTTATAGGAATTTATTTTATGAGATTAATAATATAGATGAAAAAAGtcctcgattctgattggccgagagcagtgcagttcaagtgtaacacagtgaaaaaagtgtaataccagtgcaaattacacatcgaattctggattatgattggctaatcaaGCGCGTGCCCcggatggcgcaatttatggtgcaatttttccctgattgcgtgatatgcgtccgtttcttctgcttatggacggtgcctactaattcaaaagtatttttgcgctgtttactgactatgcgggaaaagcagatcttaacaagtgttatagaaattcaaaaagaaaattgggggtaaccacgcaggttattaatcaacaatattcgtaaaaagctttaaagtacaaagcaatgtatggcgtctTTTCCAAAtgcaagcttaattatctctgaaaaatgcgtggttacccccaattttctttttggataccaagagcacttgctaagttctgctttctgcacatagttttgaaccgcgcaaaaatatccctgtattaataagcaccgccgataggaaatccgagtctctcgagatgcgcagaacgtatacgcaataacaatagtaggcaccgtccttaaccatctcgaattttttcatttgtgttatgtataagtaatcacatgatttttctcgtgaaatttggaataaataagcacttgtaaattttttcaaagactacaaaatgTTAGGGTTATTTGGTCGTCCTTATATTGTTAgtttgcttatttattccaaattgcactcgaaatcatgtgattacctatactaatatcTAAGCTTAAATTTGTGCAATTTTAAGAATAAACCCGAGGCTGAAATTTTGGAAAAGAATATAATTTTGTGTGGTGCAAATTTGTAAATACAATATATGTTTTAAACTAAACCGTATAAAATTCGTCCTTTTTCTAAAGGGCAAAGCTAgccaaaaagacaaaaaacaaaagcagcACTAGTACAAGCCTTATGTTCCATGCGAATAGCATTTCTGCAAAAAGTTGGGTGTGTTATATCAGACTTTATTGCCTGCAGTCTAGCTCTAGACACCAAACTATattgtaataggccatttccgagttcatgtctgccttctcttgaaagcgagtctaagtgcgaagtttttgtgatggtaattagttctactttacatatgaatgaaaactaattttcataacaaaaacgtggcacttagactcgctttaaagaggaggcagacatgaactcggaaatggcctattgaaccCCCAATTCATtctaaaaataagaatattcagcctTGGCCGAAAAAGCAATATTGTTATTAAATAATGAGTATAATGCATTtgaaaaaactgattttttcaattttttgcctTAAGGCCTCGCTACACGTTGTAACATTGTTAGAAGAACACGTCCCAATATTGTTATAAGAACTCTTCTATCAATTTTGGATACGCATGTAACTAACATTGTTGGAAACACGTCACTTTAGTCTTAAAGTTTGCAATACAACATTGTTGAAGGGGCAGCTACACGCTTTAACATTTGTTGTATGCTGgagaaaattaatgtttgatcgaaataaaaacattcttccaacaaaaaaaatgctgaacaaacgtcatcaaacatgcatACTACACATTtccaacaaatgttttataACAATATTGAACGTGTAGCCGGGGCTTTACATCATTAGGCccgtgcgttttttttttcttctactCGACATGACCTTAGTCTTTTTGTTCAGGAAAAAGTTTCCTCTTCATGTATTATGGCAACTTTGATAAGCCTGATGCCATACTTCTCATTTCTTCCATCCCTGTAGACTTCCAGTGTGAGACCTTTGCTGATATCCAGCGGTCTGATATACCTAATGTCCTTCAGATAACCTCCAGCATGCGCAGTGTAGCAATAAGCTGTGCGTTCGTTTACTTTAAAAGTGAGTTCAAATCGACCGGGATAGAAAGTTCTTTGACTTGTGGGTAATAGCGGTGAGGAACGATCGCGAGTTATTTTGGACTCTAAAACATATCCGGGTGTGCCCTCCACCCCAAAGCAGGGGGCAAGGCTATTATAATTGTTTCTGTCGAGAAGAAATATACCCACGAAATTGTCTCCGTCTGACAATCCATAATTCAAATCACTGTCTCCGGCTTGAGCGATATCCACATCATTTGCAACGGTCATTTCGATTGTTACAGGAGCGGAATTTTCAAACTCTCCAGGAGGAATCAAGGGAATTTTGAGGATAGCTTCATTATTGACTGTGCTTGAATCTGGTTGAAAAGTGATCTGGTCACTGGAAGTTGGATCTGTCTGAGTGCTGCTGATGAAGGACGCGTGCGCACGTATGGAAGTAGGAGTCATGGTCTGATAGTAAATTACTTTTCCCTTTGGAGGCAAAAGACAAATATTTGATAGCTAATTAAAGGATGAAGCCGAATTTGATGTGATAAATTGCATGTTAGAAACTTGATAACCGGGTAACGTATTTGTAAGCTTTTTTTGATAAATCAATTTCACTACAGAAATATGTTAGTCCAATGTGACAAATAAGGTAGTCGTGACTATATAAGGAAAATGTACACTGGAAAAAAAGTGCAAGTTGGACTTTCTTGTAAACCTGTAAATGCCACAAAGGAGAAGAAATAGAAATATTCGTCGAAAAGGCATCAGCCctgacgtttgaataaaaaaattgtagaTGTGAACATAGAAATCGGAATACACGAGGTAATTTCTTTTCTTGCCAACTGTCGTTACTctacaccctgctagcagagcctttcttttgcttgctcgatttggcgttctcgagaaaggctctgcatgaatcgagtaagatctttattgaatatgcactgcatgttgccaggatacagtctcgaacccaaacctaatatgccagatctcgccgccatcttggtttttcatggtacagcgggctcaattataaccatcggttttgtcactaaacggacgctcgcactggaaaaaccggtttgacgagagaaaacaagattgactagcccagaagtttgggctgcggcggcttcaaagagttgacgcgattcgggcagagcctacttttctccttctcagtaaagaaaaagacaaatggaggctctgctcgcagggtgattactctaatgaaaaataaaaaatgtatttatatcatcatcttttttatcaatgaaacaattattccacacTAGCTTGCCGCACTTAAGCTGGGAAACAACCGAGAAAttgctttttaaaaaatacatttcaatGCGTCGTGACAAAAAAAAGTCCTTCGAAGTTGCAAACCACAGCCGGATAAACcccaattgcaatccattttgattttttcctcttttgtccATTCCGGTCTCCTTTTGCActtgctgttttattcaaactttCCCTCAATGTCTTAAGTAGTTATTTTTgagtttcgcttgatttggt
This window harbors:
- the LOC138000392 gene encoding uncharacterized protein, which translates into the protein MKLFVFIGLCILTFSHKIGSTDAVNVTKRVASSVPQVGIRLCDPAVPHCDSYTGKVIYYQTMTPTSIRAHASFISSTQTDPTSSDQITFQPDSSTVNNEAILKIPLIPPGEFENSAPVTIEMTVANDVDIAQAGDSDLNYGLSDGDNFVGIFLLDRNNYNSLAPCFGVEGTPGYVLESKITRDRSSPLLPTSQRTFYPGRFELTFKVNERTAYCYTAHAGGYLKDIRYIRPLDISKGLTLEVYRDGRNEKYGIRLIKVAIIHEEETFS